TTTGTTGGTTTGTCCAAAAAATATGTACACTCAGTCTGCACTATATTTCCTATCTAGATTTTTAAATTTAAAATTACTTGAATTCAAACAAAATCTAGTTGATTTGTCCAAAAAGTTTATCGAGAATATAAGTAATTTTCTTAAATAGAAAGAAATAATACATAAGAGAAATTGTGTTTATCTATTTAAATGTCAATGTGGCCAGATGGTTGGCGCTCGCACACGTGGCGAGCTTATGTGGTCATAGGTTAGAACCGGTGCTTTGCCCTTTTCTCGTTTGGTTTCTACTTTAACTCGTATGGTTTATCTTATATAAAGCTAATTGTGCTCTATAAACATCAATAGTAAGGAGGTCAAGTGGCTATCTAAGTTAGCGGGGCGTGTGTTTAAATCCTGCTGCTGCTCTAGCACTTTTCATTTTATTTGAGGAttttgtgcataaataaataaaatgcaaggGTGCTTTTTGAAAAATAACAGTGCACGCGGATTACCCATTGCCTCATCCTCTGATAGTGGGGCCCTGCCATGTTTTTTTTTGCGTGCACATGATACGGTAGAAAGCGCCGTATATGAACGGAAAGACAAGTTAGATGACCAAAaacacgtattttacaagtttatgcATCAAACTGACCGTCGCGTGCAAGTTCATGACTTGCGGTGTATTTACCTCATTCCGTTACCGCACTGTAACTTTATGTATTACGGATGTAATTAACTTTTATTGTGGCTAGTCTAATACAtaatatcatatattagtatcatgtagttctCCCTTCGTTTCATTATATAAGAGCGTTTTTACACCATACTAGTgtaaaaaaacgctcttatattataaaacggagggagtactttatttattgctatGCACGACACGTACTAGCATGTTATTtactatgatacggtatcatgatatgatactttacttcctttttcttcatttaattctacgaCATCTCATCAAAATTGCTAGTTAGAATGCATGATACTACCGTCACGACCAGccttagggggtgtttggttcaagGACTTTTTAGTCCtagagactagaaaaagtccctaaaaagtccctagaaAACAAACGGGAGGCACTTTTTctacagggactagaaaaagactctattgaagagtcttttttgattagtcccTAGGACTAGATAAAGTCCTAGGACTTCTCAACCAAACACCCCCTTACTCCCCGGCTTCCACGCCCATCAGCAACACTTGCATAAACTATGTACTCctgggtttttttttttttgcgaggtgCATAAACTATGTAACTAACCCAACGGATTAACGAACTGATTGATCTAAACTGCCATCTAACGAATTTGTAGTTGAAACATGGAAGTATACACTACCGCCCCAAGCACACACGAAGACAAACCGGAGAAAAAGGCAGAGCTGGCGACCGATCCTATATATACAAGCGAACCCGGGTGCCACGAGTACGACGAGAAGGCCGAGCGGCATTGCGGCAACGATCGAGCTTATTAGCCGGTGGCGCCCCATGGAAGCCGCAGGCTGGCCGGAGCCGGTGGTGCGGGTGCAGTCGCTGTCGGAGAGCGGCGCGGCCACCATCCCGGACCGCTACGTGAAGCCGGCGCACGACCGCCCGTCCGTCAACGACGGTACCACCAGCGGCAGCGTGAGCATCCCCGTGGTGGACCTCTCGTCGCCGGACGGGAGCGCGGCGACGGCGCGGGCGGTGTCGGAGGCTTGCCGTGAGTGGGGCTTCTTCCAGGCGGTGAACCACGGCGTGCCGCGCGACCTCCTCCGCCGCGCGCGCGCCGCGTGGCGCGGGTTCTTCCGCCTCCCCGTGGAGGCCAAGCAGCGGTACGCCAACTCGCCGGCGACGTACGAAGGGTACGGCAGCCGGCTCGGCGTGGAGAGGGGCGCCGTCCTGGACTGGGGCGACTACTACTTCCTCCACCTCCGCCCGCCCGGCAGCCTCTCCGCCGCCGACAAGTGGCCCCACCTCCCTCCCGACCTCCGGTAATCCACGCCCGTCCGTACATACATCCGTACCGTCACACTCTAGTCAGCCAAGCCCGCCGGTGCAACTGTGTGCCTAACCTCCATTATTCTGGCGGGTCGTCAGGGACGCGACGGAGGAGTACGGGAGGGAGGTGGCCTCGCTGTGCGAGCGGCTGATGGCGGCGATGTCGGCTGGTCTGGGCGTCAATCCGGGGAGGCTGCAGGAGGAGTTCGGCGGGGCGGAGGGCGCCGGGGTGTGCGTGCGGGTGAACTACTACCCGCGGTGCCCGCAGCCGGAGCTGACGCTGGGCCTCTCCTCGCACTCGGACCCCGGCGGCATGACGGTGCTCCTCGCCGACGAGCGCGTGAGGGGCCTCCAGGTGCGCGGCCGCGGCGGCGAGTGGGTCACCGTCGACCCCATCGCCGACGCCTTCATCGTCAACGTCGGGGACCAGATCCAGGTACCAACAGCTAAAAACcgagcacgcacacacacacacacacatgcacaaccACCATGCATGTTGCACACATGCACGCCGCTTTTCTTTTACTTTACTTGTTTTCTCTGCCATTTTTGCGGCCGGTAGTTAGGCACGTGTGGTGGCCACGAACCTGCGGGCGCTCATCCCAGCCGGAAAAACGGACGAGCGGCCATGAGCTATACGTGACGGCACCCATCGATCGCCATTAGAGCGCTATACGTTACGACTCCAACGACCGTGATCTGCTTTGATCTGTGCTATTCCGTTTGCTGAAACGAAGTGTGATGCCGACGTCGTGGTAGCGGCGCTGCCATCACTGTGCCCGAGCCTCTCGCTAGGCTAGCTAGGGGTAGGGGTGGTAGGTCAGGGATGCGTCACGTGTCCATTTCAAGCACGTGCCCGTTTTGCCGTTATCCTCCCATATCTATATCGCCGTGCGTGGCGAAAGGGAGATGTCGTCGCCACGTACGTGTACGGCAGCCCCTCGACGCCGCTGGCCGGGCTCTCCCGCTGACCCGCGGGCCCTATCACCCACCTGTCAGCCAGCGGCATGACGTGTCCCTATGTACTATTACGTACGAGAAACTAATACGTACGTACGTACCAACATGGTATTATATAGAAAGCTAACTAAAGCAGTGATGAGAGCGGCGGCGTCAGGTGTGAGAGGTATTACTTTCCGGGGTCAACTTGCCGCGTCGGTTTGCATAGCTATATGCCTATATTACACTGTGTTCTCGGACGCGAGCTTCCACGTGCTCTGCGGAGGTATGCATGACGACATACGGGACGATGCTTCGATGCCTTAAGGCATCTACAAACCTTTGTGTTTATGACATGTGGACCCAATAGATAGCtagtccacatgtcagtgacccagaggCATGTGCCTTTAAGGCACTGAAGCTGTGTCCCGACGTACGTGGATTGGATCCATCCGACGGTCACGCGCCGCACGACGTCGTACGTTAGTTAGCCGTCGGTTGGAGACTTGGAGCCATCCGACGGTCAAGCGTCACCTGCACCGGCTAGCTGTGCTATCCGGTCGGCTTATTACATAGTAATATGCACGTGGGAGCCATGCAGTAGTAGAAAGTACAGTAGTTTTTTTTTTTCGCGAGTGAGGAGTAGAAAGTagttggagtaatttggaatgaacAGTCGTGCTAAAGCGATGAAGCAGTTTTTAGGTTAATGAGTCAAGCCGTTAGGTGAGATTAGTGGAAATGACAGGGTGTGGTGCGATCGGTGGAAATGAATGCGTCGATTCCCGTCCCCCACCGATCGGGGGATTTGGCTACGTAGGGTACCGATCACGAGGCGGAGTCAGCACAGTTTGGGACGGGTATTCCTGATTAGGCATGCGCCAACGTGCAGCCGTGCAGTCATGTCATGTGGGCGGCAACGTGCTACGTACGTTCGCAATTATTTATCGAGTCCATATAATATTTAGCCAGATCTTGACGTGCCGGCTCACTCACGGCTGATTCGGTTCTCCCATGCTTTCCTGCCGTAATTTCATCTTGACATGACATGAAATGACACGTCGGGGTATATCACTTTTCTCCATGTCGCCTACTTTATTTTCTTTGAAAGCCCATGCCTGATTCTCAGTTAAGAAAAAAGAGCTACCCCTAAAAAAAAGTTGAGAAAAAAGAGCTCATGCTCGATTAGCTGATACGGCGTTGCTAAAACCGGACGGATGGCCCGACCGACCGACCGGCCGGCCGtgttggctggctggctggctggtccAAGGCGTGGATACAGCACGTAGTGGTACGACACATCTCGTCTGGTTGTGGTTGTGCATGTAGCACGAACACGGTCGCGTGCGTTTTTACTGGCTTGTGTTGGACGATGGTGCCGTACCCGTACCATGCACAGTCGAGCCACGCGCTACGTAGGAGTACTACCGTGGTCCATCGCTACGCGAGGAGGCATGAAACGGCACTCTCGCTCGGCGTAGAGGCAGGCATATGTAGTACTGTATTCAAGAAAACGGATCTGAAGGAACCGGGCTGGATGTGGCCGAAATCTTGCCTACACATCGAGCTCCGTGCATGCCGGTGAAACTCAGACAATCCATGCTAGTTTCATTTAAGCTCCGTGGATCtaacttatactccctctgtttctaaatatatctCTTTGTAGAGATCTCATTatagaccacatacggatgtatacagatgcattttagagtgtacattcatttattttgctctgtatgtggtctatagtgaaatctctccaaagacttatatttaggaacggaggaagtagctgTGGTGTGCTGTGTCTTGAGCTCGTCAAATAGTACAAGGTTGTGGAAATCAGAAGTTAGATATGGTCGGATCACATTCGTAGTTTGATTTGGATAAAATATAATGTTGTTTTTAGAGAAAAAATCCAGGGTATAGAAACGGTCGATATATTGCGAAAGTACTCATGTgatcccgcatgaacagtaaactTTAAAAAATAGTAAATCTTTTAAAGAATCGGAATTATTTTTTTGGCAACAAACTTTAATGTTTTTTCTACATGCATGCAAAAAGAATATTTTGCCCGCACCTCCACAAATGTCATCTCATCATGAAAAATTTGCATGCATGCAGATAAAACATCGAAGTTTCTTGccaaaaaatttcagattatttttgAATTTTACTGTTCATCCGAGGTCACCGGAGCTCGGGATCACATACTCACGTCCAAGATAtattgtcataataaacgaaacatcTCTCACATGGGTGAGGACCGATCGATGACATCTACTCGTATCAAGGTGGCGGCAATGAAGGCCGGGCGGATCTTGCATGGAACGATGCAGCATGAGAATACTAGGGCAAAGTGATAAATGCAAAACCACGTGCCATTTGTCCCCTCAGATCTGACCTTGACCCACTGACCACCAGCGCGCCATATGGCGGGGTCCAACCAGCCAGACAGCCTCGCTAGCTGTCCGAGGATCCCTGCAATCTGCATGCTCTGCTGGTGCAGCACACGGACGCCACCGCCCATCTGCTGCCCTCTGCTGATTTATTTTGGTCAGCAGAAGAAAGAACTGCACGTTTGGCACATGCCGCTGCCCGCTGGCTCGACCGACCAGCCAGCCCGGCCCAAGGACCACGGCGCTTACTGTTCCATTGCCAGGCCGGTACGTGCACGGATCATCATTCCCGTCTTGAAAGCTTTGAAAAGTAGGCGACGTTTTTCGGTGGTTTTTTGTCACGTCCACTGCATCTATTTATGCTTTTTTGTTGATTTATTTATGGTTTGGACGTGTGATATGCAATGCAACGCAGGTGCTGACGAACACGACGTACCGGAGCGTGGAGCACCGGGTGATGGTGAACGCGGACGCGGAGCGGCTGTCGGTGGCCATGTTCTACAACCCAAGGAGCGACCTGCCGCTGGCGCCCATGGCGGAGCTGGTGTCGCCGGGGACGCCGGCGCTGTACAAGCCCATGACCTTCGACGAGTACCGCCTCTACATCCGGCGGAACGGCCCCCGCGGGAAGAGCCAGGTCGAGTCGCTCAAGGCCCATGAAGACAGATGATGATGATGGTACCTCCACCAGTTAATCGGCATCATAGAGCCTCCAATAAAAATGGCTTACTGGTGGTGAGTGTTTAATTAGAACGGTGTACATCTCCAAACGAGGAGATGCCATGTTTGTACTACTAGCAGTTTTTAAAAACGCAGACGCCGGTGGCACTTTCTCctttttgaaataaataaataatataaaaaggAGAAACAAAAAGTCCAAAAGATGATGGATAGCGACGAGGAAAAAAGTGTGGCCTGAATTTGCCAAGATAAAGGGGCGGTTTGGTTTCCAGCCACACTTTGCCACATCTAATCTTAGAAAAATTTaatcaagttaggtaggtgtttggttctagccacacctaaggcaaggattttttttttatGAACAGTAAACCCCATATGTAATAGACACAAAAAGTATGGCAAGATTCACTTagtcaagccaaagtgtggctaacaatttaagcaactcaactaaggcaagtgtaaCAAGTgtagcaaaaatcatgtggcaatatttGGCAaaaatagtcacaatccaaacagcctcaAAGATGCATCGACCCGTCCAGTTGATTGAAGAAACAAAAATGCCCGATCTCTGTCGCATGCATGTGAACAAGATAGATCGCCCATCGCTCCGTCCCAGCGTTTGTCAAAGACATGTGTGACAGCAGTCACATCTTTTTTTCCCACTCCTTCAAATTTCATGTCTCTTGATTTTTGTTGGGGCGTAATCCacccagcgacgcgccacatcggaacccaggTATGGTGGCAAATGTGTAAGGGTCGGGTCGTCACCCCCTTGTGATGCGCCGTATCTTGATCTGGATACAGTGGCAAGTGAGCAAGGATCGGGTCGGCGCATCCTAAGTGGCGCGCTACACCGACGCCTCTGTGTAGTGAAAAATGAGTAAGGATTTTCGCATTTGACTCGATGAGCACCAAGcgttaaggaagctagccgagcctaggaggatccgcttaggtagctggaacgtagggcccCTAACAGGTAAGCTTCGGGAGATAGTTGATACATCGGTGAGGAAAggagttgatatcctttgcgtccaagaaaccaaatgaagGGGAcaaaaggcgaaggaggtggaggatatcggcttcaagctgtggtacacggggacatcCGCGGACAGAAATGGAGTAGGCATCTCGATCAGTAAGagtctcaagtatggagtggtagacatcAAGAGacatggggaccggattatcctgttcAAGCTTGTAGTTGGGGACTTAGTTCTCAATGTTACCGCAAGTAGGCTACAATGAGAACACTAAGGGGGAGTTCCAAGAAGGCCTGggggacatggttaggagtgtcccagttggcgagaagctcttcataggaggagacctcaatgggcacgtgggtacatctaacacatgtTTTCAATGGGTGCATGGGGGATTTGGCtacggcatcaggaatcaagaaggggaAGATGTCTTAATCTTTgctctagcctatggcatgatcgtagctaacaccctctttaagaagagagaatcacatctaatGACTTTTAGTAGTGGTCAACACTCTagtcagattgatttcatcctctgaaGAAGAGAAGACATGCGTGCGTGCCTagattgtaaggtgatacctggagagagtattGTCCCTCAGCATAAGTTTGTGGTGGTTGACtttcgctttcggattcgtgtccagaggGATAAGCGAGTCAAAATCGCTAGaatgaagtggtggaagctcaagggggaggtacctCAGGCGTTCAAAGAGAGAGTCATTAAGgatggcccttgggaggaaggaggtgaTCCAGACAATATGTGGACGAAGATGGCAACTTGCATTCATAAGGTAGCCTCAGAGGAGTGTGGAGTGTCCAAGAAAAGTAGAAGCAAAACTAAAGATACCTAGTGGTGGAATGATGATATCCAGAAGGCTATTAAGGAGAATAAAGATTGTTTTAGACACCTATACCTaggtaggagtgcagacaacatcgaGAAGTACAAGATGCAGAAGAAGGCTGCAAAACGAGCTGTGAGTGAAGTAAGGGGTCGGGCGTATAAGGACATCTACCAGCAATTAGACACGAAgaaaggcgaaagggacatctataagatggccaagatccgaaagAGCAAGACAAGGGATGTTGACCAAGCCAGATGTATCAAGGACGGAGCAAACCAGCTCCTGGTGAAGGACGATGGGATTAAGCATAGATGGTAGGAGTATTTCGATaagttgttcaatggggagaatgagagctcTACCATTGACATGGATGGCTCCTTTGATAATATCAGCAGGCGTTTTGTGCAGTGAATCCCAGAGTTTGAGGTCAAGGAGGCCTTAAaagggatgaaaggaggcaaggtgaTGAGCCCTGATTGTAGCCCCATTAAGGTGTGGAGAGGCCTCGGAGACATAGCTATAGTATGACTAGCTAAGCTTTTCAACGTCATTTTTCAGGCAAACAAGATGCCGGAAGAATGAAGACAGAGTATATTAGTATCAATCTTCAaggacaagggggatgttcagagttgtactaattaccatggaattaagTTGATGAGCCATACACTAAAGCTATGAGAGAGAGTCATTAAGAACtatttaagaagaatgacaagcgtgaccaaaaatcagtttggttttatGCCTAGAAGGTCAATCATGGAAGTCATTTCTTGATACGACAACTCATGGAAAGATATAGAGAACAAAAGAAGGACcttcatatggtgttcattgacttgaagAAGGCCTACAAAAAGATACCACAAAATGTCATGTGgtaggccttggagaaacacaaagtcccagcaaagtacattacccctcatcaaggacatgcacAATAatattgtgacaagtgttcgaataaGTGGCGGTGACACTAATGACTTTCTGATGAAAAACGGACTGcaccaggggtcagctttgagcccttatattTTTTGCTTTGGTGATTGATGAGGTCACGATAGATGTACAAGGAGATATCCAATGGTGTatactctttgcggatgatgtggtgctaatcGATGATAGCCGGGCGGGGGCCAATAGGAAGTTAGagctatggagacaaaccttggaatcgaaaggtttCAGACTtaatagaactaaaaccgagtacatgaggtgGGGTTTTAGTACTACTAGGCATGAGAAGGAGGAGGATGTTAGCCTTGATGGACAGATGGTGCCTCAAAATGACACCTtttgatatttggggtcaatgttgtagAAGAATGGTGATATTGATGAAAATGTGAACTATCGAATAAGAGCCGGATGGATGAAATAGCGCCAAACTTCTAGTAGTctatgtgacaagagagtgccacaaaaaagGTAAATTCtagaggacggcggttcgacccgtaaTGTTGCATGGcgttgagtgttggccgactaaaaatgacatgttcaacagttaggtgtggcggagatgcgcatGCTGAGGTGGATGTGTGGCCACGCAAGAAAGGACCGGGTCTgagatgatgatatacgagatagagttggggtagcaccgattGAAATAagtttgtccaacatcgtctgagatggtttagaCATATTCAGCGCAGGCTCCAGAAGCGTCAGTGCATAGCGAACGGTTAAAGCGTgttgataatgtcaagagaggttgGGATAGACCGAACTTGGCATGGGAGAAGTCCGTAAAAGAGATCTGGAGGAATGAAGTATCAccagagaactactccctccgttcctaaatatttgtctttctagacatttcacatgactactacatacggatgtatgtagacatattttagagtgtagattcactcattttgcttcgtatgtagtcacttgttgaaatgcctagaaagacaagtatttaggaatggtgggagtagccATGAACAAAGATACGtataagcttgctatccatgtggcaGAACCATGAATTGGTTGCGCGATTTCATAGACTTCACCTTTAATCTATTCCAACTTGTTTGATACTAAAAACTTTGTTATTATTGTTGTCCTCCTTCAAATCCCTTGGAACAAGATGCCGGCAATCGTCGTCCTGCTTCTTGGCCGATGCCGCAGCGCAACTCAGCCAAACGTGTAATTTTCAGAATTAGGGTGAGAAAAGAATCAGGATACATCCCAAGACGAGGAGATGCGATGGTAATGGTTGTACTACTAGCAGTTTCTGGAACGCAGACGCCGGTGCCACTTTCTCCTTTTTGAAATATAGATAAATaacataaaaaagagaaaatagaaGTCCATGAGGAAAGAATTCGCCGCGATCCGTCCAGTTGATGCAAGAAACAAAATGTTCCCGGTCTCTATCGCATGCACGTGAACACCATCGCTCCTAAAGCGGCGCTTGTCAACGACATGTGCGTGCATCAATCACATCTTTTGTTGAAAAAAGACGAATGAAGGACATGTTCTACGTGTTGCCAGCTCACCCAAAAAATCCATTGGAACCACGCACGCCGGCGATCGCCTTCCTTTTTCTTCTTGGCCGATGCGGCACCGCAGCTCAGCCAAAGGTGTACTTTTCAGAATGATTAGGATGAGAAAAGAATCGCTTGGCAGCCACAATGGGAAAGCAAAATATGCCCCNNNNNNNNNNATCTGGTGGTCCCGCTACCGATAGCAACCATCTGATTACTACGAAAGAAATTCATTTTGTTGCCAGTGTTATCTGATGGAAAAGCGCCCAGAAATCATTGTTTATCGACATGAAATCCTGCACCGACAATGATCGTCGACGCGACGAGGCCCGTGTCTATCTCTCTTGGACCAAGATCAGTGATCATCGGAAACAGCATACACCAAAACTAATGTAACAGCAAAATCAAATGATGAAAGACATCCCAGTCCATGCAGAGCGGCGGCAAAATCTAGTCAAGTTATCTTGTTGAACTGGATGAAACCTCAGGTTCAGGTTtcacccatatactccctccgtttctaaatacaagtctttttataGAGATTCCAgtgtgaactacatacggagcaaaatgagtgaatttacactctaaaatacgtctatatacatccgtatgtagttcctattgaaatctctaaaagaacttatatttggaaacagagaGTGTAGATCAGTAAGCATTTCACTCAGAACATAGGCTGAAATAAGACCCAGTCAGTGCCTGATTCTATTGAATAAACATAGCAAAATCTTTGTGAAGGAGAAACATGGTGATTTTGAAGGGAAAAAAGTAGGCCAAGAAGACTGGGACACGATAAGAGGAACTATCACATCCCGTAGCAAATGTGAAACTAAGAATCTGAATAATACCCCACAATTGTTAACTTCAGAAACATCAGATAATCTAAGAGGAAGGCAGATCCACTACTAGGCGAACAGCTGCTAGCATGTCAGCAGTTAGCATTTTAGCAATCAAGAGTCAGGCTGGAAACAGTACGGAAAGCATGCGCTTTACACTAGCATGAAATAGTGATTTTACATTCAGC
The sequence above is a segment of the Triticum dicoccoides isolate Atlit2015 ecotype Zavitan chromosome 1A, WEW_v2.0, whole genome shotgun sequence genome. Coding sequences within it:
- the LOC119363138 gene encoding probable 2-oxoglutarate-dependent dioxygenase At3g111800; this encodes MEAAGWPEPVVRVQSLSESGAATIPDRYVKPAHDRPSVNDGTTSGSVSIPVVDLSSPDGSAATARAVSEACREWGFFQAVNHGVPRDLLRRARAAWRGFFRLPVEAKQRYANSPATYEGYGSRLGVERGAVLDWGDYYFLHLRPPGSLSAADKWPHLPPDLRDATEEYGREVASLCERLMAAMSAGLGVNPGRLQEEFGGAEGAGVCVRVNYYPRCPQPELTLGLSSHSDPGGMTVLLADERVRGLQVRGRGGEWVTVDPIADAFIVNVGDQIQVLTNTTYRSVEHRVMVNADAERLSVAMFYNPRSDLPLAPMAELVSPGTPALYKPMTFDEYRLYIRRNGPRGKSQVESLKAHEDR